The following proteins are co-located in the Nocardioides piscis genome:
- the istA gene encoding IS21 family transposase, with translation MMTVEDWAEIRRLHAQEQLSIRAIAKHLGIARDTVARAVVAQRPPQYVRPPVVSRFDAYEPRVRELLKDFPTMPATVIAERVGWDGSASWFRKRVAGLRVDYAPRDPADRLEYRPGDQAQCDLWFPPVKIPLGSGQCGTPPVLVIVSSYSRFITAMMLPSRTTGDLLTGMWELMSSQLGAVPHRLIWDNEAGIGRRNRYAEGVAGFCGTLATRIVQLRPFDPESKGIVERANGYLETSFLPGRTFTSPADFNTQLTKWLPVANARIVRRLGARPVELAGIDRAAMLALPPMPPATGFSARVRLPRDYYVRVAGNDYSVDPVVIGRMVEVHADLTSVGVTCDGRAVATHRRCWATAQTITDPDHVATARRLRQAILGPPAVAPDPMLRDLADYDTAFGVDLDPRAEADGQVA, from the coding sequence GTGATGACAGTGGAGGACTGGGCTGAGATCCGGCGGCTGCATGCGCAGGAGCAGTTGTCGATCAGGGCGATCGCGAAGCATTTGGGGATCGCGCGCGACACCGTTGCCAGGGCGGTGGTCGCGCAGCGGCCACCGCAGTACGTGCGGCCACCGGTGGTGTCGCGTTTCGACGCCTACGAGCCACGGGTGCGGGAGCTGTTGAAGGACTTCCCGACGATGCCGGCCACGGTGATCGCCGAGCGGGTCGGCTGGGACGGGTCGGCGTCGTGGTTCCGCAAACGGGTCGCAGGCCTGCGGGTCGACTACGCGCCCCGTGACCCGGCCGATCGTTTGGAGTACCGCCCCGGGGACCAGGCCCAGTGCGACCTGTGGTTCCCGCCGGTCAAGATTCCGCTGGGGTCGGGGCAGTGCGGAACGCCGCCGGTGCTGGTGATCGTGTCGTCCTACTCCCGGTTCATCACCGCGATGATGCTGCCCTCGCGGACCACCGGCGACCTGCTCACCGGGATGTGGGAACTGATGTCCAGCCAGCTCGGCGCGGTCCCGCACCGCCTGATCTGGGACAACGAGGCCGGCATCGGACGGCGCAACCGCTACGCCGAAGGTGTGGCCGGGTTCTGCGGCACCCTAGCCACCAGGATCGTGCAACTCAGACCTTTCGACCCTGAGTCCAAGGGCATCGTCGAACGCGCCAACGGCTATCTGGAAACCTCGTTCCTACCCGGGCGAACCTTCACCAGCCCAGCCGACTTCAACACCCAACTCACGAAGTGGCTCCCGGTCGCGAATGCACGCATCGTGCGCCGCTTGGGTGCCCGTCCGGTCGAGCTGGCCGGGATCGACCGGGCCGCGATGCTGGCCCTGCCACCGATGCCGCCAGCGACCGGTTTCAGTGCCCGGGTCCGGCTCCCGCGTGACTACTACGTCCGGGTCGCCGGCAACGACTACTCGGTCGACCCGGTCGTGATCGGGAGGATGGTCGAGGTCCACGCCGACCTCACCTCGGTGGGGGTGACCTGCGATGGCCGCGCCGTCGCGACCCACCGGCGGTGTTGGGCCACCGCCCAGACGATCACCGATCCCGACCACGTCGCTACCGCACGGCGGCTGCGACAAGCGATCTTGGGCCCACCAGCCGTCGCGCCCGACCCGATGCTGCGGGACCTGGCCGACTACGACACCGCGTTCGGTGTCGACCTCGACCCTCGCGCCGAAGCTGATGGGCAGGTCGCCTGA
- a CDS encoding helix-turn-helix domain-containing protein encodes MRIREVREAAGVSLADGARQAGISYSYLSDVERGRRLPSLEVLDLIAVALGTTIIGLLKGTYPWDAVELIEAPMPPPDARRRLGSG; translated from the coding sequence GTGCGCATCCGTGAGGTCCGCGAAGCTGCTGGTGTCTCGCTGGCGGACGGTGCGAGGCAAGCCGGCATCTCCTACAGCTATCTGAGCGACGTTGAGCGGGGTCGTCGGTTGCCGAGCCTCGAAGTGCTCGACCTGATTGCCGTCGCCCTGGGGACCACGATCATCGGCCTGCTCAAGGGCACATACCCCTGGGACGCAGTCGAACTCATCGAAGCTCCCATGCCCCCACCCGACGCGCGGAGAAGGCTAGGTTCAGGTTAG
- the istB gene encoding IS21-like element helper ATPase IstB, producing MATNPATSTTPTTTVTKDTAKQIEYLSRALKAPRIREAAARLGDQARDASWTHEEYLAAVLSREVSAREGSGAELRIRAAGFPGRKSLEDFNLDHQPALKRDTIAHLGTATFIDAAQNLVLLGPPGTGKTHLAIGLGIKAAHAGHRVLFATATEWVTRLQHAHATGRLSHELARLRRYGLIVVDEVGYIPFEQDAANLFFQLVSSRYEHASLILTSNLPFARWGDVFGDQVVAAAMIDRIVHHADVLTLKGSSYRLKDSGIDTLPSARAENTAQ from the coding sequence ATGGCCACGAACCCCGCAACCTCAACGACACCCACGACGACGGTCACGAAGGACACGGCCAAGCAGATCGAGTACCTCTCCCGGGCACTGAAGGCACCACGGATCCGTGAAGCCGCGGCCAGGCTGGGTGATCAGGCGCGCGATGCGTCGTGGACCCACGAGGAGTACCTCGCTGCCGTGCTGTCGCGTGAGGTCTCAGCCCGGGAAGGATCCGGTGCCGAGCTCCGGATCCGGGCCGCGGGGTTCCCGGGCCGCAAGTCACTCGAGGACTTCAACCTCGACCACCAGCCCGCACTCAAGCGCGACACGATCGCGCACCTAGGCACCGCGACCTTCATCGACGCCGCCCAGAACCTCGTGCTCCTCGGCCCGCCCGGGACCGGGAAGACCCACCTCGCGATCGGGCTCGGGATCAAAGCAGCCCACGCCGGACACCGGGTCCTGTTCGCGACCGCGACCGAATGGGTCACCCGACTCCAGCACGCGCACGCCACCGGCCGGCTGAGCCACGAGCTCGCACGGCTACGCCGCTACGGCCTCATCGTGGTCGACGAAGTCGGCTACATCCCGTTCGAGCAAGACGCCGCGAACCTGTTCTTCCAACTCGTCAGCAGCCGCTACGAACACGCCTCGCTGATCCTCACATCGAACCTGCCCTTCGCCCGCTGGGGCGACGTGTTCGGCGACCAGGTCGTTGCCGCCGCGATGATCGACCGGATCGTCCACCACGCCGACGTCCTCACCCTCAAAGGCAGCTCGTATCGACTCAAGGACAGCGGCATCGACACGCTGCCATCCGCCAGAGCCGAGAACACGGCACAATGA
- a CDS encoding acyl-CoA dehydrogenase translates to MSHYRSNVRDIEFNLFEVLGRDDILGQGPFAEIDGGTAREILAEVDRLARDDLAASYVDSDRNPPVFDPGTHTAPVPPLFKKGYDAWIASGFWTMNAPAALGGMEVPSSVLWAANEMLLGANPAIWMYATGGGSADVLFRNGIERDKLMAAHIIERQWGSTMMLTEPDAGSDVGAGRTKATLNEDGSWNITGVKRFITSAESDLQQNIMHMVLARPEGVEGVGGPGTKGLSLFLVPKYHFDHETGELTGERNGVYVTNVEHKMGIKVSNTCEVTFGDPQVGGGEPAKGWLLGEVHDGIAQMFQVIENARMMVGTKAIATLSTGYLNALDYAKTRVQGADLTQAADKTAPRVTITHHPDVRRSLMTQKSFSEAMRSLVLYTASWQDKVMLAEHAGETDELAAAVNDLLLPIVKGYGSERSWVLLGTESLQTFGGSGFLQEYPIEQYVRDAKIDTLYEGTTAIQGQDFFFRKIVKDQGRALGHLAKEIESFIGAESGNALLKNERALLATALEDANAIVAHMINDLMSADTSSEGGDLRNIYKVGLNTSRLLMALGDVVCAWLLLHQAEIALEKLAGDPGKDKAFYEGKVAAAQFFAQTNLPRITAERAIAEATDLALMDLDEAAF, encoded by the coding sequence GTGAGTCACTACAGGAGCAACGTGCGTGACATCGAGTTCAACCTCTTCGAGGTCCTCGGACGCGACGACATCCTCGGGCAGGGCCCCTTCGCCGAGATCGACGGCGGAACCGCCCGCGAGATCCTCGCCGAGGTCGACCGCCTGGCGCGTGATGACCTGGCCGCGTCCTACGTCGACAGCGACCGCAACCCGCCCGTCTTCGACCCTGGCACGCACACAGCCCCGGTACCGCCCTTGTTCAAGAAGGGCTACGACGCCTGGATTGCGTCCGGCTTCTGGACCATGAACGCACCCGCCGCGTTGGGCGGCATGGAAGTCCCCAGCTCCGTGCTGTGGGCTGCCAACGAGATGCTCCTTGGGGCGAACCCCGCCATCTGGATGTACGCGACCGGTGGCGGATCGGCGGACGTCTTGTTCCGCAACGGCATCGAGCGAGACAAGCTGATGGCCGCGCACATCATCGAACGGCAATGGGGTTCGACGATGATGCTGACCGAGCCGGACGCGGGCTCCGACGTCGGCGCCGGACGCACGAAGGCCACCCTCAACGAGGACGGCTCGTGGAACATCACGGGCGTCAAGCGCTTCATCACATCCGCAGAATCGGACCTGCAACAAAACATCATGCACATGGTCCTCGCGCGCCCCGAGGGCGTCGAGGGCGTGGGCGGGCCGGGCACCAAGGGCCTCTCGCTGTTCCTGGTTCCCAAGTACCACTTCGACCACGAGACCGGCGAGCTGACCGGCGAGCGCAACGGCGTCTACGTCACCAACGTCGAGCACAAGATGGGCATCAAGGTCTCCAACACCTGCGAGGTCACCTTCGGCGACCCGCAGGTCGGCGGCGGCGAGCCCGCGAAGGGCTGGCTGCTCGGCGAGGTGCACGACGGCATCGCGCAGATGTTCCAGGTCATCGAGAACGCGCGGATGATGGTCGGCACCAAGGCCATCGCCACGCTCTCCACCGGCTACCTCAACGCCCTCGACTACGCCAAGACGCGCGTCCAGGGTGCCGACCTGACGCAGGCGGCCGACAAGACCGCACCCCGCGTCACCATCACCCACCACCCCGACGTGCGCCGTTCGCTGATGACGCAGAAGTCGTTCTCCGAGGCCATGCGTTCGCTGGTGCTCTACACCGCGTCCTGGCAGGACAAGGTGATGCTGGCCGAGCACGCCGGCGAGACCGACGAGCTGGCGGCTGCGGTCAACGACCTGCTCCTGCCGATCGTCAAGGGCTACGGCTCGGAGCGCTCGTGGGTGCTGCTGGGCACCGAGTCGCTGCAGACCTTCGGCGGCTCCGGGTTCCTCCAGGAATACCCGATCGAGCAGTACGTCCGCGACGCCAAGATCGACACCCTCTACGAGGGCACCACCGCGATCCAGGGCCAGGACTTCTTCTTCCGCAAGATCGTCAAGGACCAGGGCCGCGCGCTGGGTCACCTGGCCAAGGAGATCGAGTCGTTCATCGGCGCCGAGTCCGGCAACGCACTGCTCAAGAACGAGCGCGCGCTGCTGGCCACCGCGCTCGAGGACGCCAACGCGATCGTCGCCCACATGATCAACGACCTCATGTCGGCCGACACCTCCTCCGAGGGCGGCGACCTGCGCAACATCTACAAGGTCGGCCTCAACACCAGCCGCCTGCTGATGGCGCTCGGTGACGTCGTGTGCGCCTGGCTGCTGCTGCACCAGGCCGAGATCGCCCTGGAGAAGCTCGCCGGGGACCCCGGCAAGGACAAGGCCTTCTACGAGGGCAAGGTCGCGGCCGCGCAGTTCTTCGCGCAGACCAACCTGCCGCGGATCACCGCCGAGCGCGCCATCGCCGAGGCCACCGACCTCGCCCTGATGGACCTCGACGAGGCCGCGTTCTAG
- a CDS encoding MMPL family transporter — translation MANALYRWGSAAFGHPWRVIVAWLAVVLSVGVISTVVSAGTSNTFEVPGTESQSALEALERTFPEVAGATAQVVVSVPDSTMVSDGARRDIRALVRELRTVEGVVQVLSPYAEGGLISGDERTALVQVQFDVAAAQVSQSQKQALQQVASELTSEGYTTAVGGQAFISTGPGLSPTEALGVVVALLILLVTFRAIVPAVLPVITSVVGVGLATALTMGATGWIDVSSTTPLLGLMVGLAVGIDYALFLVWRYRELLGEGLAGQEAAARANATAGSAVVFAGVTVMTALLALAVPGIPFLRTMGVFAALAVATAVAAAVTLLPAFLGVFGGRLLPARTSPGCRPGQTLMTRLRRGRNASAHTRARQGRWVRAVIRWPAATIVVCVVGLGVLAYPAVDLRLALPDTGSAELGSSERTAYDLISAEFGPGYNAPLLVYADILSTTDPQRVMRDLGEEIAGVPGVAEVVLATPNERGDTGVVVLIPTSGGSTEATANLARDIRDRSTRWEERWGINSAVTGQTAVQIDASARLFDALIPFGLLVVSVCLALLTVVFRSVLIPLSAAAGYLLSVGAAFGAVVAVFEWGWFADVLGVERTGPVISFLPIILMGVLFGLAMDYHIFLVSRMKEDHARGAAAREAVISGFVGVAPVVAAAALIMASVFAAFVLGEDVTVKPIALGLAVGVVVDAFVVRMTLIPAVLALVGEQAWRLPARLDGLVPHVDVEGAAVEEAMELRSWPRPGTPPAVAAQGLTVLDEDREAMFDPVDLTVERGQWLLVEGTQGVGKTSLLLTLAGRMAAFEGRLKVSGHLLPHERVAVRHRVSLAEFALVNPLEEALSVDQHIAERLGSASLGLWVRRRRVDAVRDSLNDLVHDAASATGNDTFEALAGDCLVSQLTPLQRLSLGVALAGLSDPDVIVVDAIDVVRDPDDLDTFWRVLDLLTSPHDVATGSPTGRAAAAIVLSAQPGLLAPDHVRRCELVATRRPRTGRAADRTTTTRPTASPGPVSTTR, via the coding sequence ATGGCGAACGCGCTGTACCGGTGGGGGAGTGCTGCCTTTGGGCACCCGTGGAGAGTCATCGTCGCGTGGCTGGCGGTTGTTCTGAGTGTCGGAGTCATTTCGACCGTGGTTTCTGCCGGTACGAGCAACACGTTTGAGGTGCCGGGGACCGAGAGTCAGTCGGCGTTGGAAGCGTTGGAGCGAACGTTTCCCGAAGTTGCTGGTGCAACCGCGCAGGTCGTCGTGTCCGTGCCCGACTCGACGATGGTCTCCGACGGCGCGCGCCGCGACATACGCGCGCTGGTGCGTGAGCTGCGCACGGTGGAGGGAGTCGTTCAGGTCCTCTCGCCATACGCCGAGGGCGGACTGATCTCCGGCGACGAGCGCACTGCTCTGGTCCAGGTCCAATTCGACGTTGCGGCAGCGCAGGTGTCGCAGAGCCAAAAGCAGGCGCTGCAGCAGGTCGCCTCGGAGTTGACGTCCGAGGGATACACGACCGCGGTGGGCGGTCAGGCGTTCATCAGCACCGGGCCCGGTCTGTCGCCAACCGAAGCCCTGGGCGTCGTGGTTGCGTTGCTCATCTTGCTCGTCACGTTCCGCGCCATCGTGCCGGCAGTCCTGCCCGTGATCACCTCGGTGGTCGGTGTGGGACTCGCGACGGCTCTGACGATGGGTGCGACGGGTTGGATAGACGTCTCGTCCACGACGCCGCTGCTCGGGCTAATGGTCGGTCTGGCGGTTGGCATCGACTACGCCCTGTTCCTGGTCTGGCGTTACCGCGAGCTTCTCGGGGAGGGTCTTGCGGGTCAGGAGGCGGCCGCGCGCGCCAACGCCACGGCCGGGTCCGCGGTCGTGTTCGCCGGTGTCACCGTGATGACTGCCCTGCTTGCGTTGGCCGTCCCTGGCATCCCTTTCCTTCGCACGATGGGTGTGTTCGCCGCGCTCGCGGTGGCGACCGCGGTCGCTGCTGCAGTCACCCTCCTTCCGGCGTTCCTCGGGGTGTTTGGTGGGCGTCTGCTTCCAGCCCGGACCAGCCCTGGTTGCCGGCCCGGTCAGACCCTGATGACTCGGCTGCGGCGTGGTCGCAATGCCAGTGCGCACACCCGCGCCCGGCAGGGGCGTTGGGTGCGCGCCGTCATCCGCTGGCCGGCCGCGACGATCGTCGTGTGTGTCGTGGGTCTGGGTGTGCTGGCCTATCCCGCCGTTGACCTCCGGTTGGCCCTGCCTGACACCGGTTCGGCTGAGCTAGGTTCGTCCGAACGCACGGCTTACGACCTCATCAGCGCTGAGTTCGGTCCCGGCTACAACGCTCCGTTGCTGGTCTATGCCGACATTCTCAGCACCACCGACCCACAGCGTGTGATGCGGGATCTCGGTGAGGAGATAGCGGGCGTTCCCGGGGTCGCCGAGGTGGTGTTGGCGACCCCGAACGAACGTGGTGACACAGGCGTAGTCGTCCTCATTCCGACCAGCGGCGGCAGCACTGAGGCCACTGCCAACTTGGCCCGCGACATTCGCGACCGGTCGACGAGGTGGGAGGAGAGGTGGGGTATCAACAGCGCAGTGACCGGTCAGACGGCGGTGCAGATCGATGCCTCGGCTCGGCTCTTCGACGCTCTCATTCCGTTTGGTTTGCTGGTGGTGAGCGTGTGTCTAGCCCTGCTCACCGTGGTGTTCCGCTCGGTCCTCATTCCGCTCAGTGCCGCAGCCGGTTATCTGCTCTCGGTCGGGGCCGCGTTCGGTGCGGTGGTGGCCGTGTTCGAGTGGGGCTGGTTCGCCGATGTGTTGGGTGTGGAACGGACGGGACCGGTGATCAGCTTTCTGCCGATCATCTTGATGGGTGTGTTGTTCGGGCTGGCGATGGACTATCACATCTTCCTCGTCTCGAGGATGAAGGAGGACCACGCGCGCGGCGCGGCCGCACGTGAGGCCGTCATCAGTGGCTTCGTAGGGGTTGCCCCGGTTGTAGCTGCTGCGGCGCTCATCATGGCGAGCGTCTTCGCGGCCTTCGTCCTGGGTGAGGACGTGACAGTTAAGCCGATCGCACTCGGGTTGGCTGTGGGCGTCGTGGTTGACGCGTTCGTAGTGCGGATGACGCTCATCCCGGCGGTGCTGGCGTTGGTCGGCGAACAGGCGTGGCGCCTGCCCGCTCGCCTGGACGGGCTTGTACCGCACGTCGACGTCGAGGGCGCGGCGGTTGAGGAGGCGATGGAGCTGCGCTCGTGGCCGCGCCCGGGAACACCACCGGCGGTTGCCGCGCAAGGACTCACCGTCTTGGACGAGGACCGCGAGGCAATGTTCGATCCTGTTGATCTGACGGTCGAGCGCGGCCAATGGCTGCTGGTCGAGGGCACCCAGGGAGTCGGCAAGACGTCGCTTCTGCTCACTCTTGCCGGCCGCATGGCCGCTTTCGAGGGTCGTCTCAAGGTCAGCGGCCATTTGCTGCCGCACGAGCGTGTCGCAGTGCGGCACCGGGTAAGCCTTGCCGAGTTCGCACTGGTCAATCCGCTCGAGGAGGCGTTGAGCGTTGACCAGCACATTGCCGAGCGGCTCGGTTCGGCGAGCCTGGGACTCTGGGTGCGGCGCCGGCGCGTCGACGCGGTCCGCGACAGCCTCAACGACTTGGTTCACGACGCGGCGTCCGCCACTGGCAACGACACGTTCGAGGCCCTCGCCGGCGACTGCTTGGTCAGCCAGTTGACCCCGTTGCAGCGGTTGAGCCTCGGCGTGGCCCTCGCGGGCCTGTCCGATCCCGATGTGATCGTCGTCGACGCCATCGACGTGGTGCGAGACCCCGATGACCTGGACACGTTCTGGCGCGTCTTGGACCTACTGACCAGCCCTCACGACGTCGCCACCGGATCACCAACGGGTCGTGCGGCAGCGGCCATCGTCTTGTCCGCCCAGCCGGGGCTGCTGGCTCCCGACCACGTTCGGCGTTGCGAACTTGTCGCCACCCGCCGGCCGCGGACCGGCCGGGCGGCTGACCGAACGACCACCACCCGACCGACGGCCAGCCCCGGCCCCGTCTCGACCACGAGGTGA
- a CDS encoding YhgE/Pip domain-containing protein has product MPWFELARFRRSRATKGAVVAIVLVPLIYGSLYVLANWNPSDNLDRLHAAVVNNDEIVTVGSGKDETDVALGRVLAAELVSSDDENNYDWRLTNAKDAAAGLADGDYAAVLTIPAEFSADAVSVSGNDATDTRTGHLGWETNDAYNYINGNITSSLAARATGSLSDQVTEQYLDGLYQGFNDTHKSLKQASVGAADLAAGSVSLASGAGRVSDGARQVSIGTTELAVGAGTLDASARQLAGGSGELSDATTQLAQGASALSSSARQLDQGATKVSRGAGQVAAGSRKLATNADALRDGATNVASGADQLSRGLDTTSGSANQVSAGAGSYAAQMRQLADACPPSPALATYCANVRQAAAGADQLAVSTTALATGVSTLATGADPLVAGSARVASGADDLADGAATLSEGASSVASGTRDVAAGAGRLSQGARRLNEGAGRTDDGAAQLTSGLGQLQQGTGTLASKSTQLAAGGVEVAAGADEVAAGSDDVATGSRDLDAGLAQGVLDVPTYKAEDRITLAQAAAEPVQADVVRAHAVKNNGAALAPYFSSLALWVGALAIYLMLRPLSARLLGTTTPAWRVALAGFVPGATLALVQVGLLVGVLELVVGIEAADPWRLLGVAVVTSVTFVAINQALIALFGSAGRFLALIFVALQLTAAGGTYPVETAPGFFSAISAWMPMTHAVQAMRNAIAGGDAAMAGDVAALVLWMVAALVVSTLAASKRRNVTQHALHPALVM; this is encoded by the coding sequence GTGCCCTGGTTCGAGCTTGCGCGGTTCCGCAGGAGCCGTGCGACCAAGGGCGCCGTGGTAGCCATTGTGCTGGTGCCGCTGATCTACGGGTCGCTGTACGTGCTGGCGAACTGGAATCCTTCGGACAACCTGGATCGACTGCACGCCGCGGTCGTTAACAACGACGAGATCGTCACCGTCGGGTCCGGCAAGGACGAGACCGATGTGGCGCTCGGTCGTGTCCTGGCGGCAGAACTGGTGTCCAGCGACGACGAGAACAACTACGACTGGCGTCTGACGAATGCTAAGGATGCCGCAGCCGGATTGGCTGACGGTGACTACGCGGCCGTCTTGACCATTCCCGCGGAATTCTCCGCCGACGCGGTCTCGGTCAGCGGCAACGATGCGACCGATACACGAACCGGCCACCTCGGGTGGGAGACCAACGACGCGTACAACTACATCAATGGCAACATCACATCATCGCTGGCTGCTAGGGCTACCGGCTCGCTGTCGGACCAGGTCACCGAGCAGTACCTCGACGGCCTGTACCAAGGGTTCAACGATACTCACAAGTCTTTGAAGCAGGCGTCTGTCGGTGCGGCGGATCTGGCCGCCGGGAGTGTCAGCTTGGCCTCGGGGGCGGGCCGAGTCAGTGACGGTGCCAGGCAGGTGTCCATAGGTACGACGGAGCTAGCCGTCGGAGCAGGGACGCTGGATGCCAGCGCGCGTCAGCTCGCAGGCGGGTCCGGCGAACTCAGTGATGCGACGACTCAGTTGGCTCAGGGTGCATCCGCGCTGAGTTCGAGTGCCCGTCAGCTCGATCAGGGAGCCACCAAGGTGAGTCGGGGAGCCGGCCAGGTCGCGGCCGGGTCACGCAAGCTGGCCACCAACGCTGACGCGTTGCGCGACGGTGCAACCAACGTCGCCAGCGGCGCGGACCAGTTGAGCAGGGGACTCGACACGACCAGTGGTTCGGCGAACCAGGTGTCCGCAGGTGCCGGCAGTTATGCCGCACAAATGCGTCAGCTTGCGGATGCATGCCCGCCCTCTCCGGCATTGGCCACGTACTGCGCGAACGTGCGGCAGGCTGCTGCGGGAGCCGACCAACTGGCTGTGAGCACGACCGCGCTCGCGACGGGAGTAAGCACGTTGGCCACCGGGGCCGACCCGCTCGTGGCAGGGTCGGCGCGGGTTGCCTCCGGCGCCGACGATCTGGCCGACGGGGCGGCGACGTTGAGTGAGGGTGCCAGTTCGGTGGCGAGCGGAACTCGAGACGTGGCCGCGGGCGCCGGGCGGTTGAGCCAAGGGGCGCGACGTCTCAACGAGGGTGCTGGCCGCACCGATGATGGCGCCGCACAACTCACCTCGGGCCTCGGTCAGTTGCAGCAGGGCACGGGAACGCTGGCCAGCAAGTCGACCCAGCTCGCCGCGGGCGGCGTCGAGGTTGCCGCCGGCGCGGACGAGGTGGCCGCCGGAAGCGATGATGTCGCCACTGGGAGTCGCGATCTGGACGCGGGATTGGCGCAAGGTGTGTTGGACGTGCCGACGTACAAGGCGGAAGATCGGATCACTTTGGCGCAGGCAGCTGCCGAACCGGTGCAAGCGGACGTGGTGCGTGCCCATGCGGTGAAGAACAACGGAGCCGCACTGGCGCCGTATTTTTCGTCGTTGGCCCTGTGGGTCGGTGCGTTGGCGATCTACTTGATGTTGCGCCCCCTGTCGGCACGGCTGCTCGGCACCACAACGCCCGCGTGGCGTGTCGCGCTGGCTGGGTTCGTGCCCGGCGCCACGCTGGCGCTCGTGCAGGTAGGCCTGCTCGTCGGGGTCCTGGAGCTTGTGGTGGGAATCGAGGCGGCCGATCCTTGGCGTCTGCTGGGTGTCGCTGTGGTCACGAGCGTCACGTTCGTAGCCATCAACCAGGCGTTGATCGCGCTGTTCGGGTCCGCGGGACGGTTCTTGGCGCTCATCTTCGTCGCCTTGCAGCTGACGGCGGCCGGTGGGACGTATCCGGTAGAGACCGCACCGGGGTTCTTCTCCGCCATCAGTGCGTGGATGCCGATGACTCATGCCGTGCAGGCCATGCGGAACGCGATCGCCGGCGGAGACGCCGCGATGGCCGGGGATGTGGCCGCACTGGTCTTGTGGATGGTCGCGGCGCTGGTGGTCTCGACGCTGGCCGCGAGCAAGCGCCGCAACGTGACGCAGCATGCCCTGCACCCGGCGTTGGTGATGTAG
- a CDS encoding DNA-methyltransferase produces the protein MTLSPLLLGPATTVHVGDALDVLASLPSTSVDAVVTDPPYALKRVPASRYTRPATRRPQCVIDQCSADRVCSECLRADAVAKFSAAPMLGQQSQNWHAQETHSRGYADNDPVQFQYWCALWLQECLRLLKPGGHLVAFGGTRTWHRLATAAEDTGFEIRDSLAWLYSSGMPKSQNVERALATAGQNASARNWSGWGTTLRPAFEPIVLARRPLEGTMANNVTSWNLGPINLAGVTEQPGDADAIPRWPSNVHMDDSSARALTHHTTQDPRRVFWVSKPNKHERVVVDGVAHPTVKPLDLLRRMVRLTVPKGGLVLDPFVGSGTTLEACLLEDVHAVGIERDPAYLPLIQKRVARQTRDEPPATSDDVIHLF, from the coding sequence ATGACCCTCTCTCCCCTCCTCCTCGGCCCAGCCACCACAGTCCACGTCGGCGATGCACTCGACGTCTTGGCCTCACTGCCCTCGACATCCGTAGACGCCGTTGTCACTGACCCGCCCTACGCCCTCAAGCGCGTCCCTGCCAGTCGGTACACACGTCCCGCGACCCGTCGCCCCCAATGCGTCATCGACCAGTGCTCCGCCGATCGTGTCTGCTCCGAATGCCTCCGCGCCGACGCCGTAGCCAAGTTCTCAGCGGCACCGATGCTCGGACAGCAGTCGCAGAACTGGCACGCTCAGGAAACTCACTCGCGTGGATATGCCGACAACGATCCCGTCCAGTTCCAGTACTGGTGCGCACTCTGGCTCCAGGAGTGCCTCCGCCTCCTAAAGCCCGGCGGCCACCTAGTCGCCTTCGGCGGCACCCGCACGTGGCATCGACTCGCCACCGCCGCCGAAGACACAGGCTTCGAGATCCGCGACAGCCTCGCATGGCTCTACTCAAGTGGCATGCCCAAGTCCCAGAACGTAGAACGGGCCCTGGCTACGGCTGGCCAGAACGCATCAGCCAGAAACTGGTCCGGCTGGGGAACAACCCTCCGACCCGCCTTCGAACCAATCGTCCTCGCGCGCCGACCTCTCGAAGGCACAATGGCGAACAACGTCACGTCCTGGAACCTCGGCCCAATCAACCTCGCCGGAGTGACCGAACAACCCGGCGACGCTGACGCAATTCCGCGATGGCCCTCGAACGTCCACATGGACGACTCGTCCGCCCGCGCCCTCACCCATCACACAACCCAAGACCCGCGACGCGTCTTCTGGGTGTCAAAGCCAAACAAGCACGAGCGCGTCGTCGTCGATGGCGTCGCACACCCAACCGTCAAGCCGCTAGACCTACTGCGCCGCATGGTGCGGCTGACCGTCCCCAAGGGTGGCCTCGTGCTCGATCCATTCGTCGGCTCTGGAACCACCCTCGAAGCCTGCCTCCTCGAGGACGTGCACGCCGTCGGTATTGAACGTGACCCGGCATACCTGCCGCTCATTCAGAAACGAGTAGCACGCCAGACGCGCGACGAACCCCCGGCGACCAGTGACGACGTGATCCATCTCTTCTGA